CTTAAAAGTATGAAGGATAATTGCCAGAGTGAAACCGTAATCCCAATAGACTAACCTTTTGTTCTACAAGGACAATTATCTGTTTCTCTAGGTAGAATAACGATTATGGGATGACCTAGCAGTAGAATCTAGAATTAAGTAGCCAGAAGATACTCACCACCACCAGTTTGTCATCCACTCGTTTTCTCTTTATGGTGGTTGATTTTCCATCCCACTTCTGCACCTGCACCAGGGCACCTTCATCTAAGATTACGGTGCTCTGCGGGCATAATAAAAAAGTGATTATAATgatggaggaaaataaaattaaaaaatagagcacTTTTATTTGCAGGAATATTTTGAGGtaattagtaattttaaattacaagaaAATGTTGCAACAAGGAAACAATGAGTGCCAAAAACAACGtacaaaattatatgtatattatgatCAGAATATTATACAAACATGCACTTGAAAAAATACTGTGAAAGAAtatagataataaatttatgttgagATAGTAGAATCATAGgtgatttttacctttttttcccactcttttaTAAACGTTCTCTAACACTGTTACGTTATTTTAATTCACttcaaatactatatatatatacatatggtatGACAAATAAATTATGTTAATCATTTTTTAGACTAATAAGGACCATTttatagaaagggagaaaattcaCCAGCTAAATATTGAAGGATCTTTGGCTTACGGTGGAATGGGTTTCCTCCTTTTACAAAATGGCTTCTTGTAGGCAGCGGTCATTTAGAAACCAGCGTTTACTCTGCTCCAATTCCCTATTTCTCACCTTGACTTTCCtgtcatctgcagtgacttcCTCAAATTCCTGGCTCAATTTGAAGGAAAtctcagtatttttaaaggtaCTTTCTGATTTAATGGTGATCACATCCCCATTCACACTGATGATCACATTGGGTTTGGCCATGGCAGCCACTTTCCTGGTAGCAAAGCCCACTCCTAtagttgggaaaagaaaaatgtcaagtttACAATTTTCTCTCACATCTTTATTTAAGAAAGatcagtagtgtgtgtgtgtgtgtgtgtgtgtgtgtgtgtgtgtgtaggtgggtGCACGTGTGCATAAAATGTGAAAGACTCCAGTGAGTTTCTTAAAGGTCTTATGTAAACATCTCCTGCAGATAAGTAAAGTAGGCTAATACTTAAAGAACGCCTGAGGCACAATTAGATGTAAGTCTGTTCTTTAAATTTCCACTTCCGGGTTTCAGATACAAGTCTTTAGGAGACCCATTATTAATTTTCCACAAGAATATGTACAAAGATTAAGTCTGTGagacatacatattttaaaagtcactgcACTCTCGAAATAACTGGCCATCTTAACCATGAGGGCAGCCACTCTCATTTTACTCAGTTCATGAAACACTTGGGAATCTCTACCTTTCCTTCTTAGATAACAAAAGTGATCTAATCCATAGTCAAAGACAATAGGATTTGGGGGACAACTATACAGTTACTCGATTAAAAATTAATCTgtttgggggcttccttggtggcgcagtggttgagagtccgcctgccgatgcaggggacgcgggtttgtgcaccggtccgggaagatcccacatgccgcggagcggctaggcccgtgagccatggccgctgagcctgcgcgtccggagcctgtgctccgcaacgggagaggccacaacagtgagaggcccatgtatcgcaaagaaaaaaaaaaaaaaaaaaaaaaattaatctgtttGGGTGTCCAAAATTCACATTTCATGGCATTTGCTGCCAAGTCTAGTTTTCTTGGCTTTTCCAAATTACTCCACCATGAAATGAAGATTTCGATTAATTTTTCCAAAAGTCAAAATGTTTCCTGCATGCATAACATTTTAGAATGGTGATGTTCCCAATAAACTATAGAAGGTGCTAAAGAGGGCTTAGGCATCAATTGTGAAAACTTCAAAGTTTAAGAAATCACTATTTTAGTAAGTTCAGAAATTAATACTTTGATTCCCAATCACTTAAGTGGCAAAATCCTCTTTTTGAAAAAGAGGAGTGCATTTTTTGGGATGTGTGGCAGTTATGGGACGAACAATTTACAAGCTAATGTAGACAGCAAGCAGTAACTTACTGTCGCTGCATAAATTATAATTTACGACTGCTATagatgtgttgtattttttaaatgcatgtgcATAAATCTACAATACTTTTTTGACTACTTATAGATACCAAAATTTAGGAATAGTGGGGATCAGGGAGGCAAATATCGTACAAAACAAGCAATACCGAAGCTCTGATTTAGCTCCCCGTCCGAAAGCAGCAACAAGTGGGAAGATAATATGCTGTTTCAGCAAGTCCTGTCTCTGTTACAAAATATAATAACCTCAAATACATGGAGTGAGTCAACATAGTGAATGGATGCAACACCCGGTGTGGTTCCAGACTGGCCAAGCTTATGAAAATCATTCTCTCCACTGGCTTGATTCTGTCCTCATTTGATGGTTGAAAACAATACCTGCTGACTGAAGGTAATCAACTAGAGAAGCTAATTTCAGGAggtattttattatctttcattATCATCAATACCTtatcattttaaaacacagtggtataagaatttaaatataaatattaaaagtgtaaaatgtttctaaaaatagTAAATAGCCTCAAATACAGACATATCTGTATCAGTGCATATTAATTAGTTTATTGAATTACAACCAGTTGATATTCTACAAAGCTAGGTTTCACTCATGTTGAAGTCCCTGATTTCCCTCTTGTCTGCAAACAAGGAAAACAGTAGTTATACACAAGCAAAAAATATACTATAAGATTTAGAAGAAGGTTAAGTCTTGAGATTTAGGGATTCAATCATAACCTCTAATAAAGATATTGTGAAAAAAAATCCCTCCCCAATTTGCAACCCCTGGATACAACTTGATAATGCATGGTCGTGGCTGCCTGAGTGAAATACTGCCTCTCTACTCCTTTGCTTTAACTTTGTAATTATCTGGGGAACACACAGGCAATGTTACCAGAACCTAAAAACCTGAAAGCCTCTATTATCAATAATTCTATGGCATcccatataattttaaatcaaacaaatatttaagaCTTTTAAGGAACATATTTTCTGAAATTGAGACTTTTTCTCCCATAAAACAACCACACATTTTAATGGATTGACCTTAAAACAATTGGCTAACATACATTACTCAAAAAATTACATTAAGATGAGAAATGCAGTGCTTTCAGTTTCAAATGGAAATTATTGCATGCTaggaaatacagttttatttccaagttattgcttattttatatgcaaaaggaatcaataaaaagagacagagagtcaAGTAAACCAAAGATACTCAAGTTTATCAATCAAATAAAATCTTGGCATTTCTGTACAACataacaattccatttatacCCTTTTTCATATTAGTTCACCTTAAGGAAGCATTAGTTGTGACTTCCATCTAGAATgtttctagaaacaaatgattCACACATGTTACTTTTATCGCCTCTATATAGAAAGCAGAATTTCATGTCTGGCCAGTGCTTCCAGAGTGAAAAACAGCCACAAAGCACTCTTCCCCAGAGAAAAAGTTATAAACCCAGCCAATGTATTTCCTTACCCACTTCTTTCATGTAATCTTCAAAGTTTTCACTGGAGACAAGTTTCCAGATACCTACAAATGCATCACACATTTTGGGAGCTTTCTAGAATTATTCTTCAAGGTGAGAAAGAAGCTGCAGCTTTCAGGAAGGTGCTATTACCCTCTGAGTCCAGAAAACTTCCTTTTAAAGATACCCAGGACAAGTGATTTTTAGGAATAACCAATTGGGAATGGTATCAGATCATTTCCTTCATTGCCAGACTCTGCGGTTTTTCCTTTGAGTCATGTTTTTCATAGAAATTTCTCAACTTTGGTTCTTCCTGGCAAATGGTCATTGAACTTAGAGTACAACTTACTTTTAaccattacagaatattttaaatatttctattttgacAGTTTAATATTCAGTGAATTGAATTTCCTCCTATTATTTTCATACATATTTATCACAGTGTAGAGTACAGCAGGGTAATTATCTTGGGATAAATTTTGACTCCCATTTCTGGAGTTTCTATTAAAATTACAATTATGTGGTTCATTTGAATTGAGGaacataagaattattttgtatattcttaAGTAATTGCAAAGGCTCTTTGGGGCAGTACTGTCTCAGGAATTacctggaaattaaaacaaaataagtaatggcatttaaaaaatatttatttatttatttttatacagcaggttcttattagttacctattttatacatattagtgtgtatatgtcaatcccaattcccagttcatcccaccaccaccaccaccccccaccccgctttccccgcttgatatccatacatttgttctctacatctgtgtctctatttctgccttgcaaactggtttatctgtaccatttttctagattccacatataggtgttaatatatgatatttgtttttctctttctgacttacttcactctgtatgacagtctctaggtccatccacatctctacaaatgacccaatttcattcctttttatggctgagtaatattccattgtatatatgtaccatatcttctttatccactcatttgtcgatgggcatttaggttgatttcatgacctggcgattgtaaatagtgctgcattgaacattggggtgcatgtgtctttttgaattatgtatttttctggatatatgcccagtagtggtattgctgggtcatatggtaattctatttttggttttttaaggaacctccatactgttgtccatagtggctgtatcaatttacattcccaccaacagtgcaagagggttcccttttctcctcaccctctccagcatttgttgtttgtagattttctgatgatgcccattctaactggtgtgaggtgatacctcattatagtttaatttgcatttctctaataattagtgatgttgagcagcttttcacatgcctcttggccagctgaaggtcttctttggagaaatgtttatttaggtcttctgcccattttttgattgggatgtttccattttgaatattgagctgcatgagctgtttatatattttggagattaatcctttgtccgttgattcatttgcgaatattctctcccattctgaggtttgtcttttcgtcttgtttacagtttcctttactgtgcaaaagcttttaagtttcattaggtcccatttgtttatttttgtttttattgccattactctaggaggtgtatcaaaaaagatcttggtgtgatttatgtcaaagagtgttcttcctatgttttcctctaagagttttatagtgtctggtcttacacttaagtctttaatccattttgagtttatttttgtgtatggtgttagggagtgtcctaatttcattctttttgttttccagcaccacttattgaggctgtcttttctccattgtgtattcttgcctcctttatcaaagataaggtgaccatatgtgcatgggtttatctctgtgcttccgatcctgttccattgatctatatttctgtttttgtgccagtaccatattgtcttgattactgtagctttgtagtatagtctaaagtcagggagtctgactcctccagttcccttttttttcccctcaagattgctttgggtattcagggtcttttgtgtctccatacaaattttaacattttttttgttctaattctgtaaaaaatgccaagTAATGGTAAAGTACCCCAGCTTTCTCATTTCAAATGTTTtgtaagaatgaaaaagaaacagtaaattcAATTATCCACCAGGAATCTGGACAGCagatttaattaataaatgatcATTTAACCTCACTCATTCCATCCCCTAAATGAGAGCATAGTGTGGATTTCCACAGACCTCTTAAAAATTAggctccgggcttccctggtggcacagtggttgagagttcacttgccgatgcagggaacacaggttcgtgccccggtccaggaagatcccacatgccacggagcggctgggcccgtgagccatggccgctgagcctgtgcgtccggagcctgtgctcctcaacgggagaggccacaacagtatgaggtccgtgtacggcaaaaaaaaaaaaaaaaaaaaggcactaatCCAAACTGTGCTCCCCATACTGAGAAAATTCATCCAGTTCCTGAACTATATTATAAGCTCTAAATTTATCCAGATCTAAATGGTGTTGCTTTACTTAAAAACAATCAGAAGTGGGGTGGTCACAAGCAATCAAaatctaatttccttcttttacatagTGAATAATTCATGAGAATGCTTTTCTAAAGTAACCATATTTTtcagtcccccccaccccctaccccataCCAGAATGATGGAAGATCATCACATAGGCAGCAAGCTCCCATGAGCACACCCAgactttagaaaagaaaaaaagaaattaaaatactatGGGTGTGTTTAGTATCACTACACCGTGTATTCCATTGAACAGTATCTGCCAAGCACACGATTGATTTGTAAGTATCCTAAGGGCTTCCCAGAAATGGTTGAGATAGAGGATTCTGCAAAGGACAGGATTTTCTGTAGGCAAGCAAGTTGCTAAGAAAAACTGATAAAGTCATGTTACAATAGTAGTTTTTAATTGTTGCTATGTTAATGGTGTAGTAATAATGTTTATTCACTCTGGACTGTTGCATAGATACATAGACTGTGGGTGGTGTATCATTCCGTGTAAACTTGCTATTATAAATTCagtgaacaagaaaataaaaatcctcagTCTTCGTGCAGGGATAACTTTGTGTTCTAAATTAATAATggcttttactttttcatttgtttttagtttgttttgtgtttaagACAATTTTTTTAGAGGTTTTatatttacaacaaaattgaaagTTACAGCAATTTCTCACatactccctgcccccacacaGGCATAGCCTCCCCtgttatcaacatcactcaccagagtggtacattttttactaaggatgaacctacactgatacaTTACAACCACCCAAAGTCCGTATTTTACCcgagggttcactcttggtattgtatgTTCTATGTATTTGGACAAA
The sequence above is drawn from the Tursiops truncatus isolate mTurTru1 chromosome 17, mTurTru1.mat.Y, whole genome shotgun sequence genome and encodes:
- the LOC101335595 gene encoding fatty acid-binding protein, adipocyte; translation: MCDAFVGIWKLVSSENFEDYMKEVGVGFATRKVAAMAKPNVIISVNGDVITIKSESTFKNTEISFKLSQEFEEVTADDRKVKSTVILDEGALVQVQKWDGKSTTIKRKRVDDKLVVECIMNCVTATRVYEKA